Proteins encoded together in one Otariodibacter oris window:
- a CDS encoding cysteine hydrolase family protein produces the protein MNLKQHNPALILIDLQKAFDNEAYWGGNRNNKNAEEHCVAILEKWRELKLPIFHIMHSSQNPESLLHESNNGFEIKDQLKPLAHEPVIKKSVNSAFIGTDLKAQLDKQKISHVVIVGLTTNHCVSTTTRMAGNYGYVTYLISDATATFDRIGVNGEHFDAELIHQTTLANLHNEFAQVIDTNTLLSIL, from the coding sequence ATGAACTTAAAACAACACAACCCAGCCCTAATCCTTATCGATCTCCAAAAGGCATTTGATAATGAAGCCTATTGGGGTGGTAATCGGAATAATAAAAATGCGGAAGAACATTGTGTCGCTATCTTAGAAAAATGGCGGGAGTTAAAATTGCCTATTTTTCATATTATGCATAGTTCGCAGAATCCTGAATCGTTATTACATGAATCAAATAATGGCTTTGAAATTAAGGATCAATTAAAACCATTAGCACATGAGCCTGTAATAAAGAAATCCGTGAATAGTGCTTTTATTGGGACGGATTTAAAAGCTCAATTAGATAAACAGAAGATTTCTCATGTGGTGATTGTTGGGCTTACGACCAACCATTGTGTTTCTACCACAACACGCATGGCGGGGAATTATGGGTATGTGACTTACCTGATTTCTGATGCTACGGCAACTTTTGATCGCATTGGTGTAAATGGTGAGCATTTTGATGCAGAACTTATCCACCAAACTACATTGGCTAACTTACATAACGAGTTTGCTCAAGTTATCGATACCAATACGCTGTTGAGTATTCTTTAA
- a CDS encoding TonB-dependent receptor domain-containing protein: MRLNKLALGILTGIAVSHYPALAEETEALDTIVVSGDDQENVLEKKVGETQINSTRLTKQQVSDSRDLVRYETGITVVETGRMGSSGYAVRGVDENRVGIMIDGLRQAETLSSQGFKELFEGYGNFNNTRNGAEIENVRMATITKGADSIKSGSGALGGSVLFETKDARDYLTEKDWHVGLKRGYQSSDNQDILSATLAGRYKWFDLLFIKTRREGHELENYFYDIYKNKEEDFSAVGETREKADPYSIRRDSTLVKFGIQPTDDHRFSVMLDDSKIHSDGDDLSYSFRISNFLDSYRRGERKTHDKSHRRNVQFAYETFTQTPFWDHAKVAYSSQKITNNARTDEFCDGPQCISILNPAGLHLDDSSGTYKTLDKDNGEIKAEKDGWYDTYLNSKGENIDDGVALFPVERTYIDCTKLDCSKPFDVLVRSDENWNNVYAFQARPIVRKSIGGKEYGVIERKYKEVESWLGGKTKQYEDLSFAFPKSAGYSRDDFNDRDLNTDTKQINLDFDKEFSTWNVEHLLKYGGLYSKTDKSMVNKDGYRGMNVQWWADNFFCATQNIDNYPDITYDPRPDNWPTGSCGGNLRENTNNIFSYLIPVKTKNTALYLSDNITLTNWLNLDLNYRYDKIKHKPRYNTNVPVPKGMIAGIFVPLPGNAYGTNAECGYNTECMDNNVAENLSILLKNKTYKHHSYNIGLNFDPLDWMRFQVKYSNGFRAPTSDEMFMTFKHPSFSIAPNSELKPEIAKTKELALTFYKDQSFVTFSAFQTDYDNFIDLVFAGERPVDVGSAINYPFYQNQNRDSAKVKGIEINSRLNLGDVYSTLNGFRLGYKLTYQKGRVKGVDLDDQVRDLPMNAIQPTTMVYNVGYSTQDDKYGIDFFITNVAEKKRGDTYNMYWKTQQGNGSLVKGEPVTDNKLSYRNKRYTTIDAIAYARPIKNLLVTAGVYNLTDEKYVTWDSARSIRAIGTVNRIDQNTGAGFKRFYAPGRNFRVNAELTF; encoded by the coding sequence ATGCGACTAAATAAATTGGCTTTAGGAATTTTAACGGGAATCGCAGTTTCACACTATCCTGCTTTGGCAGAAGAAACTGAAGCACTAGATACGATAGTGGTGTCTGGAGATGATCAAGAAAATGTATTGGAAAAAAAAGTTGGGGAGACTCAAATTAATTCAACACGTTTAACTAAACAACAAGTTTCTGATAGCCGAGATTTAGTACGATATGAGACAGGTATTACTGTTGTTGAAACAGGACGAATGGGATCAAGTGGATATGCGGTACGCGGTGTAGATGAAAACCGCGTTGGTATTATGATTGATGGCTTACGCCAAGCCGAAACGCTAAGTTCTCAAGGTTTTAAAGAACTTTTTGAGGGTTATGGCAACTTTAATAATACTCGTAATGGTGCGGAGATTGAGAATGTACGTATGGCAACCATTACCAAAGGGGCTGACTCGATTAAATCAGGTAGTGGCGCTTTAGGCGGTTCCGTTTTATTTGAAACGAAAGATGCACGCGATTATCTTACGGAAAAAGATTGGCATGTGGGGCTAAAAAGAGGTTATCAAAGCAGTGATAATCAAGATATCTTATCTGCCACGCTTGCTGGACGCTATAAATGGTTTGATCTTCTTTTCATAAAAACCCGTCGTGAAGGACATGAATTAGAAAACTATTTCTATGATATTTATAAAAATAAAGAAGAAGATTTTTCTGCGGTTGGTGAGACTCGTGAGAAAGCCGATCCATATAGTATTAGACGTGATAGTACATTGGTTAAATTTGGTATTCAACCAACGGATGATCATCGCTTTAGTGTGATGTTAGATGATTCTAAAATTCATTCTGATGGCGATGATCTTTCTTATTCTTTTAGAATCAGTAATTTTTTAGATAGCTATCGCCGTGGTGAAAGAAAGACTCACGATAAATCTCATCGTCGTAATGTTCAATTCGCCTATGAAACCTTTACACAAACACCTTTCTGGGATCATGCTAAAGTTGCCTATTCTTCTCAAAAAATCACAAATAACGCGAGAACGGATGAATTCTGTGATGGTCCACAATGTATTTCTATCCTAAATCCTGCTGGATTACACTTGGATGATAGTAGCGGTACTTATAAAACCCTAGATAAAGATAATGGGGAAATTAAGGCTGAAAAAGATGGATGGTATGATACCTATTTAAACTCAAAAGGTGAAAATATTGATGATGGTGTTGCACTATTTCCTGTTGAAAGAACCTATATTGACTGTACAAAATTAGATTGTAGTAAACCTTTCGATGTACTTGTTCGTAGTGATGAAAATTGGAACAATGTTTACGCATTTCAAGCTAGACCTATTGTTAGGAAGTCTATTGGCGGTAAGGAATATGGCGTTATTGAACGTAAGTATAAGGAAGTTGAATCGTGGTTAGGCGGTAAAACTAAACAATATGAAGATTTATCTTTTGCCTTTCCAAAATCTGCTGGCTATAGCCGTGATGATTTCAATGATCGTGATTTAAATACAGATACTAAACAAATAAATCTTGATTTTGATAAAGAGTTTTCTACTTGGAATGTTGAACATCTTCTCAAGTATGGTGGACTTTATAGTAAAACAGATAAAAGTATGGTAAATAAAGATGGCTATCGTGGTATGAATGTACAATGGTGGGCTGACAACTTTTTCTGTGCAACACAAAATATCGATAATTACCCTGATATTACCTATGATCCAAGACCAGATAACTGGCCAACCGGATCTTGTGGTGGGAATTTAAGAGAAAATACGAATAATATTTTTAGTTATTTGATTCCTGTAAAAACGAAAAATACTGCATTATATTTAAGTGACAACATCACATTAACGAACTGGCTTAATTTAGATCTTAATTATCGTTATGACAAAATAAAACATAAACCAAGATATAATACTAATGTACCAGTACCTAAAGGAATGATTGCTGGGATTTTTGTTCCGTTACCAGGCAATGCCTATGGTACCAATGCAGAATGTGGATATAACACAGAATGTATGGATAACAATGTTGCAGAAAATTTATCTATTTTATTAAAGAATAAAACCTATAAACATCATTCTTACAATATTGGTTTGAATTTTGATCCTTTGGATTGGATGCGTTTCCAAGTTAAATATTCTAATGGATTTAGAGCGCCAACTTCTGATGAAATGTTTATGACATTTAAACATCCAAGTTTCTCTATTGCACCAAATTCAGAACTAAAACCAGAAATAGCGAAAACTAAAGAGTTAGCATTAACTTTCTATAAAGATCAAAGTTTTGTGACCTTTAGTGCATTCCAAACAGATTATGATAACTTTATTGATCTAGTATTTGCGGGAGAACGCCCTGTTGATGTAGGTAGTGCAATAAATTATCCTTTCTATCAAAACCAAAATAGAGACAGTGCCAAAGTTAAAGGAATTGAGATCAATTCTCGTCTTAATCTAGGTGATGTATATTCAACATTAAATGGATTCAGACTTGGCTATAAATTAACTTATCAAAAAGGCCGCGTGAAGGGCGTTGATCTTGATGATCAAGTACGTGATTTACCAATGAATGCAATCCAACCTACAACAATGGTTTATAACGTTGGTTATTCAACTCAAGATGATAAATATGGTATTGATTTCTTTATTACCAATGTGGCAGAGAAAAAACGTGGCGATACCTATAATATGTATTGGAAAACTCAGCAAGGTAATGGAAGTTTAGTTAAAGGCGAGCCTGTCACTGATAATAAATTATCATATCGTAATAAACGCTATACAACAATTGATGCGATAGCTTACGCTAGACCAATTAAAAACTTATTAGTTACTGCAGGTGTTTATAACTTGACTGATGAGAAATATGTCACATGGGATTCTGCTCGTTCAATTCGTGCAATTGGCACAGTTAATCGAATTGATCAGAATACAGGAGCCGGATTTAAACGTTTTTATGCACCAGGTAGAAATTTCAGAGTTAATGCAGAACTTACATTCTAA
- a CDS encoding zinc ribbon domain-containing protein, which produces MALNRCPECRKKISDSVEQCPHCGFSFKEADLEIYKQKLEQRRLENAEINRKSIKFHLIWLLIFVLVIGLSSVLFS; this is translated from the coding sequence ATGGCATTAAATCGTTGTCCAGAATGTCGGAAAAAAATTAGTGATTCCGTTGAACAATGCCCACATTGTGGCTTTTCATTTAAAGAAGCAGATTTAGAAATTTATAAACAAAAGCTTGAACAACGTCGCCTAGAAAATGCAGAAATTAATCGTAAAAGTATTAAGTTTCATCTGATTTGGTTACTAATATTTGTACTCGTTATTGGCTTATCGAGTGTGTTATTTAGCTAA
- the menH gene encoding 2-succinyl-6-hydroxy-2,4-cyclohexadiene-1-carboxylate synthase produces the protein MLAYQWHKTSGTPVVFLHGLLGSQQDWVCVVHYLQNIPRIRPLTLDLPFHAFSKNIHCQGFEDMRAILDKTLNHLLDQQPFWLVGYSLGGRIALDYTLQMNPSNLLGTILEGANIGLKTDEEKALRWENDKAWGERFRTENLNTVLTDWYHQPVFANLDPDKRLDLIETRQKNNDGKQIASMLEATSLAKQDFYGNFPWESRNIQFLIGEKDEKFKNIAKQYNLPYQLIAKAGHNTHQASPELFANSLLNIINRK, from the coding sequence ATGCTCGCTTATCAATGGCATAAAACATCTGGTACACCCGTGGTGTTTCTCCACGGGTTACTCGGTTCTCAACAAGATTGGGTCTGTGTTGTTCACTATTTGCAAAATATTCCCCGCATCCGACCGCTTACTCTCGATCTTCCTTTTCACGCATTCAGTAAAAACATTCACTGCCAAGGTTTTGAAGATATGAGAGCTATTTTAGATAAAACTCTTAATCATCTCTTAGATCAACAACCTTTTTGGTTAGTTGGCTACTCGCTCGGTGGAAGGATTGCTCTTGACTATACTCTCCAAATGAACCCATCTAACTTATTAGGTACAATCCTCGAAGGTGCAAACATCGGTTTAAAAACCGATGAAGAAAAAGCATTACGTTGGGAAAATGATAAGGCATGGGGAGAACGTTTTCGAACAGAAAATTTAAACACGGTATTAACTGATTGGTATCATCAACCTGTATTCGCTAATTTAGATCCTGACAAGCGGTTAGATCTAATCGAAACAAGGCAAAAAAATAATGATGGAAAGCAGATTGCATCAATGCTTGAAGCAACTAGCCTAGCCAAACAAGATTTTTACGGAAATTTCCCATGGGAGAGTAGAAATATTCAATTTCTTATTGGTGAAAAAGATGAAAAATTTAAAAATATAGCAAAACAATATAATCTACCCTATCAATTAATCGCCAAAGCGGGACATAATACACATCAAGCAAGTCCAGAACTTTTTGCAAATTCATTACTTAACATTATTAATAGGAAATAA
- the menD gene encoding 2-succinyl-5-enolpyruvyl-6-hydroxy-3-cyclohexene-1-carboxylic-acid synthase codes for MNTSTFNRSWARVVLNALLRYGVKHFCIAPGSRSTPLTLEALHLENQNQAECHTHFDERGLAFYALGLTKATKDPVAIIVTSGTAVANLFPAIIEAQLTHHKLIVLTADRPPELIGCGANQAIQQQNIFGEYTVASVNLPKASPNFSANWLVSVIEHACVKQAQQSGVVHVNAPFAEPLYEADEQAIEQDPWLAPIQRWLNQPKTQWIDRQANQKDVLMHEHWDYWRTKRGVVVVGKLPLEQGMGLKSWAETLGWCLITDVQSGVETNLPYADIWLSNKTVEQRLLQADIVVQFGSQIVSKRVNQFLTAFRGEYWVVEESQDYLNPNAHHQTRFVAKAHHFTRVHPPLRQKPWLLEPLALSQFCADFIEKQVGGNLNEAALAHHIERVLPTNGNLFLGNSLFVRLVDALCKLPEGYPVYTNRGASGIDGLIATMAGVANGSEIPTIGFIGDVSALHDLNSVALLRQITVPTILFVINNNGGAIFDILPVDPKVKEKYYRLSHNLEFSQIAAMFGLDYLRPYTWADLSTKLKQAYIRKGVTIVEIKVNDQEGSSLFKSLLEQISRAKID; via the coding sequence ATAAATACCAGCACCTTTAACCGTTCTTGGGCTAGAGTTGTCTTGAATGCCCTCCTTCGATATGGTGTTAAACATTTTTGTATTGCCCCTGGCTCACGTTCTACGCCATTAACATTAGAAGCTTTACACTTAGAAAATCAAAATCAAGCAGAGTGTCATACCCATTTTGATGAAAGAGGGCTTGCTTTTTATGCCCTTGGATTAACAAAAGCGACCAAAGATCCTGTGGCGATTATTGTCACTTCAGGCACCGCTGTGGCTAACTTATTTCCAGCAATTATTGAAGCTCAACTTACCCATCATAAATTAATTGTATTAACGGCAGATCGCCCACCAGAACTTATTGGCTGTGGGGCAAACCAAGCAATTCAACAACAAAATATTTTTGGCGAATATACTGTTGCCTCAGTCAATTTACCCAAAGCAAGCCCTAACTTTAGTGCTAATTGGCTTGTTTCAGTCATTGAGCATGCTTGCGTGAAACAAGCACAACAAAGTGGTGTTGTTCATGTCAATGCGCCTTTTGCTGAACCACTATACGAAGCCGATGAACAGGCAATTGAACAAGATCCTTGGCTTGCGCCAATTCAACGTTGGTTAAACCAACCTAAAACACAATGGATAGATCGCCAAGCAAATCAAAAAGACGTGTTAATGCATGAACATTGGGATTATTGGCGAACAAAACGCGGTGTCGTTGTTGTCGGTAAATTGCCATTAGAACAAGGCATGGGATTGAAATCTTGGGCAGAAACACTCGGTTGGTGCTTAATTACGGATGTGCAATCTGGGGTTGAAACAAATTTACCTTACGCAGATATTTGGTTATCCAATAAAACTGTTGAGCAACGTTTATTACAAGCAGATATTGTGGTGCAATTTGGCTCACAAATTGTGAGTAAACGTGTTAATCAATTTTTAACTGCATTTAGGGGTGAATATTGGGTTGTGGAAGAATCACAAGATTATCTCAATCCGAATGCACACCATCAAACTCGTTTTGTGGCTAAAGCCCATCATTTTACGCGTGTGCATCCACCACTTCGTCAAAAACCATGGTTACTTGAACCATTAGCATTATCTCAATTCTGTGCAGATTTTATTGAGAAACAAGTTGGTGGAAACCTAAACGAAGCAGCACTTGCACATCATATTGAACGTGTATTACCAACCAATGGTAACCTTTTCTTAGGCAATAGTTTATTCGTTCGTTTAGTCGATGCATTATGCAAATTACCAGAAGGCTACCCCGTTTACACTAACCGTGGAGCAAGCGGTATTGATGGCTTAATTGCAACCATGGCAGGCGTCGCTAACGGTAGTGAAATTCCAACAATTGGTTTTATTGGTGATGTCTCAGCATTACATGATCTCAATTCTGTTGCTCTTCTTCGCCAAATTACGGTACCAACGATTTTATTTGTGATTAATAATAATGGCGGGGCAATTTTTGATATTTTACCTGTCGATCCTAAGGTTAAAGAGAAATACTACCGCTTATCTCATAATTTAGAATTCTCACAAATTGCAGCGATGTTTGGTTTAGACTATCTTAGACCATATACTTGGGCAGATTTAAGCACAAAATTAAAACAAGCTTATATTCGAAAAGGAGTCACTATCGTTGAAATCAAAGTCAATGATCAAGAGGGTAGTAGTTTATTTAAATCCTTATTAGAGCAAATCTCTCGCGCTAAAATTGACTAA
- the trpB gene encoding tryptophan synthase subunit beta produces MAQESLNPFITPDQNGNLGKHGGKIQHPALVTALAEIEEGFRKIIHDEEFIAEMKRLQATFVGRPSPIYHARTLSQSGAQIFLKREDLNHTGAHKINHCIGEVLLAKKLGKKKVIAETGAGQHGVALATAAALLGLACEIHMGVVDIAKEHPNVSRMKILGAKLVPVSEGAGTLKEAVDSAFASYMEQLDESMFAIGSVVGPAPYPEMVAYFQSIVGHEAKAQFESQYGGLPDEVIACVGGGSNAIGLFNAFIDEPSVDLVGVEPAGEGLDKAGRHAATLSLGKFGNIQGFNCYYLQEEDGTPAEVHSIASGLDYPGVGPQHCYLKDTGRGRYEIATDKECLDAFLRLSREEGIIPALESSHAVAYALRRAKELGPEKRLLVNLSGRGDKDIDFVLTKITL; encoded by the coding sequence ATGGCTCAAGAATCACTCAACCCATTTATCACGCCAGATCAAAACGGCAATCTTGGAAAACACGGCGGGAAAATTCAACACCCCGCATTAGTTACAGCATTAGCAGAAATCGAAGAAGGATTTCGTAAAATTATTCATGACGAAGAATTTATCGCTGAAATGAAACGTCTTCAAGCCACATTTGTAGGACGCCCAAGCCCTATTTATCATGCAAGAACACTTTCTCAATCAGGGGCTCAGATTTTTTTAAAAAGAGAAGATCTCAACCATACGGGAGCTCATAAAATCAATCATTGCATTGGTGAAGTATTATTAGCTAAAAAATTAGGTAAGAAAAAAGTGATTGCGGAAACAGGCGCAGGACAGCACGGTGTCGCTTTAGCCACCGCAGCTGCATTACTTGGCTTGGCGTGTGAAATTCACATGGGTGTCGTTGATATTGCCAAAGAGCATCCAAATGTTTCTCGTATGAAAATTTTAGGCGCTAAATTAGTGCCAGTATCAGAAGGTGCAGGAACCTTAAAAGAAGCGGTAGATAGTGCTTTTGCCTCTTATATGGAACAACTTGATGAAAGTATGTTTGCCATTGGATCGGTTGTCGGTCCAGCCCCTTATCCAGAAATGGTGGCCTATTTCCAAAGTATAGTGGGACATGAGGCTAAAGCTCAATTTGAAAGCCAATATGGCGGATTACCTGATGAAGTGATCGCTTGTGTTGGTGGAGGATCTAATGCTATCGGGTTGTTCAATGCATTTATTGATGAACCATCCGTGGATCTAGTAGGCGTCGAACCCGCAGGCGAAGGGTTAGATAAAGCAGGTCGCCACGCGGCTACCTTATCATTAGGAAAATTCGGTAATATCCAAGGCTTTAATTGTTATTACCTACAAGAAGAAGATGGCACGCCTGCAGAAGTACACTCTATTGCCTCAGGTTTAGATTACCCTGGTGTAGGTCCTCAACATTGTTATTTAAAAGATACTGGGCGAGGTCGATATGAAATCGCTACAGATAAAGAATGTTTAGATGCCTTCCTGCGTTTATCTCGTGAAGAAGGAATCATCCCAGCCCTCGAAAGTTCCCACGCTGTTGCTTATGCCCTACGACGAGCTAAAGAACTTGGCCCAGAAAAACGCTTATTAGTGAATTTATCAGGACGAGGCGATAAAGATATTGATTTTGTATTAACTAAAATCACCCTTTAA
- the gltX gene encoding glutamate--tRNA ligase yields MKIETLFPLDPNVKVRTRFAPSPTGYLHVGGARTALYSWLYAKHNRGEFVLRIEDTDLERSTPEATQAILEGMEWLNLSWEHGPFYQTKRFERYNQVIDQMLEQGLAYRCYCTKERLEELRHTQEANKEKPRYDRYCLTHPTPDNKNAPHVVRFLNPTEGSVVFEDAVRGRIEISNGELDDLIIRRTDGSPTYNFCVVVDDWDMGITHVVRGEDHINNTPRQINILKALGAPIPTYAHVSMILGDDGQKLSKRHGAVSVMQYRDDGYLPEALVNYLVRLGWGHGDQEIFSREEMIDLFNLEAVSRSASAFNTDKLQWVNQHYIRSLDPEYVAKHLEWHMKDQAINYSNGPALSEIVSVLGERCKTLKEMATASRYFYEDFDAYDAKAVAKNFKEAAIAPLTKLLEKLTTCTDWTVENIHEAMNQTAQELEIGMGKVGMPFRLAVTGTGQSPSMDITAKLVGKERTLTRIEKAINFIQANAS; encoded by the coding sequence ATGAAAATTGAAACCCTTTTCCCTCTTGATCCAAATGTAAAAGTGAGAACACGCTTCGCACCAAGTCCAACAGGTTATTTACATGTTGGTGGAGCAAGAACAGCACTCTATTCGTGGTTATATGCAAAACACAACCGAGGTGAATTTGTATTACGTATTGAAGACACCGATTTAGAGCGTTCTACCCCAGAAGCAACACAGGCGATCCTTGAAGGAATGGAATGGTTGAATTTATCATGGGAACATGGCCCTTTTTATCAAACTAAAAGATTTGAGCGTTATAACCAAGTCATTGATCAAATGTTAGAACAAGGACTTGCTTATCGTTGCTATTGTACAAAAGAGCGTTTAGAAGAACTTCGTCATACACAAGAAGCCAACAAAGAAAAACCTCGCTATGACCGCTATTGTTTAACTCATCCTACTCCTGATAATAAAAATGCGCCTCATGTGGTACGTTTCTTGAACCCAACAGAAGGCTCAGTTGTGTTTGAAGATGCTGTTCGTGGACGTATTGAAATTAGCAATGGTGAATTAGATGATCTCATCATTCGTCGTACCGATGGTTCACCAACTTATAATTTCTGTGTCGTGGTAGATGACTGGGATATGGGCATTACTCACGTTGTGCGAGGTGAAGATCATATCAATAATACACCCCGCCAAATTAATATTTTGAAAGCATTAGGCGCACCTATTCCAACTTATGCTCACGTTTCAATGATTTTAGGGGATGATGGACAAAAATTATCGAAACGTCACGGCGCAGTTAGCGTAATGCAATATAGAGATGATGGCTATTTGCCGGAAGCATTAGTTAACTATCTTGTTCGTTTAGGTTGGGGGCATGGTGACCAAGAAATCTTTAGCCGTGAAGAAATGATTGATTTATTTAATCTTGAAGCGGTGAGCCGTTCTGCAAGTGCATTTAATACGGATAAGTTGCAATGGGTCAACCAACATTATATTCGTTCCTTAGATCCTGAGTATGTGGCTAAACACCTAGAATGGCATATGAAAGACCAAGCCATCAATTATTCAAATGGTCCTGCTCTTAGCGAAATTGTCAGTGTTCTTGGAGAACGTTGTAAGACCTTAAAAGAAATGGCAACAGCAAGTCGCTATTTCTATGAAGATTTTGATGCTTACGATGCAAAAGCAGTAGCTAAAAACTTCAAAGAAGCAGCAATTGCACCACTTACAAAACTTTTAGAGAAACTGACCACTTGTACTGATTGGACTGTAGAAAATATTCATGAGGCAATGAATCAAACAGCCCAAGAATTAGAAATTGGGATGGGTAAAGTCGGTATGCCATTCCGTTTAGCTGTAACTGGTACAGGGCAATCACCATCAATGGATATTACCGCAAAATTAGTAGGTAAAGAGCGTACTCTTACTCGTATTGAGAAAGCTATTAACTTTATCCAAGCGAATGCTAGCTAG
- the mdlC gene encoding benzoylformate decarboxylase, whose product MSSNQLTVRDVVIQMLRDLGIKRVYGNPGSTELAFLGDWPDDFDYVLGLQEASAIAMADGDARATGRPSFVNVHSAAGMGNGLGNLFTAYKNQVPMVVMAGQQGRSLLSSEAYLAAENAADFPKPYVKYSVEPANAQDVPAALARCFEVAMQPPYGPTFISIPNDDWDKPCEPYKVVNALGFGAARESGLQEMAKALVGAKRPAIVFGTEMDIFGAYDNGVKLVERTGATAYIAPVAAAAAFPENHPQFGGFLPAIPMGLSKMLERHDVVVVIGAPVFTFHMEGEAPVLNSPDTRILHLTADSGAAARARAELSLVGELKESIDKLVALLPEKAANVEAPLAVSRPVLDKEEGMPSAAYVLSRISELMPEDAVLVEEAPSHRPAMQQNLPIKQQGGFFTMSSGGLGYGLPASVGVALAQADNQDKRKVVALIGDGSMQYSIQALWTAAQRGLPVTIIVLNNGGYGALKAFSKIMGAENVPGVDLPGIDLTEIAKGYGCNTSRVDNVADLDEAIKKALSDPHTHLIDVIVDPSKGQVY is encoded by the coding sequence ATGTCATCTAATCAATTAACAGTTCGTGATGTTGTTATTCAAATGTTACGTGATCTTGGTATTAAAAGAGTTTACGGAAACCCAGGTTCTACAGAACTTGCTTTTTTAGGCGATTGGCCAGACGATTTTGATTATGTATTAGGTTTACAAGAAGCATCAGCGATTGCAATGGCTGATGGTGATGCTCGTGCGACAGGTCGCCCAAGTTTTGTTAACGTACACTCAGCTGCAGGTATGGGTAATGGATTAGGTAATCTATTTACTGCATATAAAAACCAAGTACCAATGGTTGTTATGGCGGGTCAACAAGGTCGTTCATTACTATCTTCAGAAGCTTATCTTGCAGCAGAGAATGCGGCGGATTTTCCAAAACCTTATGTAAAATATTCTGTTGAACCAGCAAATGCACAAGATGTGCCAGCTGCATTAGCGCGTTGTTTTGAAGTAGCAATGCAACCTCCATATGGTCCAACATTCATTTCAATTCCTAATGATGACTGGGATAAACCTTGTGAACCTTATAAAGTAGTAAATGCACTTGGTTTTGGTGCAGCTCGTGAAAGTGGTTTGCAAGAAATGGCGAAAGCATTAGTGGGAGCAAAACGTCCAGCGATTGTATTTGGTACAGAAATGGATATTTTTGGTGCTTACGATAATGGGGTTAAATTAGTAGAGCGTACAGGTGCAACCGCTTATATCGCACCAGTAGCAGCTGCTGCGGCATTCCCAGAAAATCACCCACAATTTGGTGGTTTCTTACCAGCGATTCCAATGGGCTTATCAAAAATGCTAGAACGCCATGACGTTGTGGTTGTTATTGGTGCACCAGTATTTACTTTCCACATGGAAGGTGAAGCGCCAGTACTTAATAGTCCAGATACTCGTATTTTACACTTAACAGCAGATTCAGGTGCAGCAGCGAGAGCAAGAGCAGAATTAAGCTTAGTCGGTGAATTAAAAGAATCAATTGATAAATTAGTTGCGCTTCTTCCAGAAAAAGCAGCGAATGTAGAAGCACCTTTAGCGGTATCTCGTCCAGTATTAGATAAAGAAGAAGGCATGCCATCAGCAGCTTATGTATTATCACGTATTTCTGAATTAATGCCAGAAGATGCAGTTCTTGTTGAAGAAGCACCATCTCATCGTCCAGCAATGCAACAAAACTTACCAATCAAACAACAAGGTGGATTCTTCACTATGTCTAGTGGTGGTTTAGGTTATGGTTTACCTGCATCAGTCGGTGTGGCATTAGCTCAAGCTGACAATCAAGATAAACGTAAAGTGGTTGCTTTGATTGGTGATGGTTCTATGCAATATTCAATTCAAGCATTATGGACTGCTGCTCAACGTGGTCTTCCAGTGACTATTATTGTACTTAACAATGGTGGATACGGTGCGTTAAAAGCATTCTCAAAAATTATGGGCGCAGAAAATGTACCAGGAGTTGATTTACCGGGCATTGATTTAACAGAAATCGCAAAAGGGTATGGCTGTAATACTTCTCGTGTTGATAATGTCGCTGATTTAGATGAAGCGATCAAAAAAGCGTTAAGCGATCCACATACTCACTTAATTGATGTCATTGTTGATCCAAGTAAAGGCCAAGTATATTAA